The following coding sequences are from one Streptomyces venezuelae window:
- a CDS encoding beta/gamma crystallin domain-containing protein — MLSKTKRVARSATVAIAAAAAFTVVMPSGNAFAIDHVECRGGENFLKIWSHSGDGRSSVDCYANKGRTGFGNWWVDRISTGNNDLIYYDANGDSVRINRWTDITFPHRPPKVKDIEIL, encoded by the coding sequence GTGCTGTCGAAAACCAAGCGGGTCGCCCGCTCCGCGACCGTGGCGATCGCCGCGGCCGCCGCATTCACCGTGGTGATGCCCAGTGGCAACGCCTTCGCCATCGACCACGTCGAATGCCGTGGCGGCGAGAATTTCCTGAAGATCTGGTCGCACAGCGGCGACGGCCGCTCGAGCGTGGACTGCTACGCCAACAAGGGCCGCACCGGCTTCGGCAACTGGTGGGTCGACCGCATCTCCACGGGCAACAACGACCTGATCTACTACGACGCCAATGGCGACTCCGTGCGCATCAACCGATGGACCGACATCACCTTCCCGCACCGTCCGCCGAAGGTGAAGGACATCGAAATCCTCTGA
- a CDS encoding ABC transporter ATP-binding protein gives MPDDATFSKRDARTGTDAEGAAGMGTAAPAVRIGDVAVRFRTKKKDVTALRDVSLDIGAGEFVAIVGPSGCGKSTLLKLVAGLLAPSPGGVLLGGERVRGPRPDIGYVFQRAALLDWRSARRNILLQAEMRSVPAGRARARADDLIRMTGLDGFEDAYPHELSGGMQQRVALCRALLHEPPVLLMDEPFGALDALTREQLNVELNRIWRETRTTVLLVTHSIAEAVYLADRVVVMSPRPGTVTEVIEVGLPPERGYAETLASSAFREATGRVRELLGAVSAHD, from the coding sequence ATGCCCGACGACGCGACGTTCAGCAAGCGCGATGCACGTACGGGGACGGACGCGGAAGGGGCGGCGGGCATGGGCACGGCCGCGCCCGCCGTGCGGATCGGCGACGTCGCCGTGCGATTTCGCACGAAGAAGAAGGACGTCACCGCGTTGCGCGACGTTTCCCTCGACATCGGCGCCGGCGAGTTCGTGGCGATCGTCGGCCCCTCGGGCTGCGGAAAGTCGACCCTGCTCAAACTCGTCGCCGGACTTCTCGCACCCTCCCCGGGCGGGGTGCTCCTGGGCGGCGAGCGGGTGCGGGGCCCGCGCCCCGACATCGGGTACGTGTTCCAGCGCGCCGCCCTGCTCGACTGGCGCTCGGCGCGCCGCAACATCCTCCTCCAGGCTGAGATGCGCAGTGTCCCCGCCGGACGGGCACGCGCGCGTGCCGACGATCTGATCCGCATGACCGGTCTCGACGGCTTCGAGGACGCGTACCCGCACGAGCTGTCCGGCGGCATGCAGCAGCGGGTGGCGCTGTGCCGTGCGCTGCTGCACGAGCCGCCCGTGCTGCTCATGGACGAACCGTTCGGCGCGCTCGACGCGTTGACGCGGGAGCAGCTGAACGTCGAACTGAACCGCATCTGGCGCGAGACCCGCACCACGGTGCTCCTGGTGACGCACTCCATCGCCGAGGCGGTGTACCTGGCGGACCGCGTCGTGGTGATGAGTCCGCGTCCGGGCACGGTGACGGAGGTCATCGAGGTCGGCCTGCCGCCGGAGCGCGGGTACGCGGAGACTCTCGCCTCGTCGGCGTTCCGCGAGGCGACCGGGCGGGTCAGGGAGCTGCTGGGGGCGGTCTCGGCGCACGACTGA
- a CDS encoding helix-turn-helix domain-containing protein, giving the protein MEHDEEGVDARLAARLSELRAERGWSLGELAELSGISRSTLSRAERAEISPTAALLNRLCAVYERTMSQLLSEVEAEPAQVVRAVDQAVWADDEAGFMRWAVSPPRTGMRGELVEGRLQPGADIAYDRPPVPGLEQHIWVLEGALEVTVQGEPHTLRTGDCLRFRLWGASRFRCAGEEAVRYALVVVKP; this is encoded by the coding sequence ATGGAACACGATGAAGAGGGGGTCGATGCGCGCCTCGCCGCCCGGCTCTCCGAGCTGCGCGCCGAACGCGGCTGGTCCCTCGGCGAGCTGGCCGAGCTCAGCGGGATCTCCCGCTCCACCCTGTCGCGCGCGGAGCGCGCCGAGATCAGCCCCACCGCGGCCCTCCTGAACCGCCTCTGCGCGGTCTACGAACGCACCATGTCGCAGCTCCTCAGCGAAGTGGAGGCGGAGCCCGCGCAGGTGGTGCGCGCCGTCGACCAGGCGGTCTGGGCGGACGACGAGGCGGGCTTCATGCGCTGGGCGGTCTCGCCGCCCCGCACCGGGATGCGCGGCGAACTCGTCGAGGGCAGGCTGCAGCCGGGCGCCGACATCGCCTACGACCGCCCGCCCGTGCCCGGCCTCGAACAGCACATCTGGGTGCTCGAAGGGGCCCTGGAGGTCACGGTCCAGGGCGAGCCGCACACCTTGCGCACCGGCGACTGCCTGCGCTTCCGGCTGTGGGGCGCGTCCCGGTTCCGCTGCGCGGGCGAGGAAGCGGTGCGGTACGCGCTCGTGGTGGTGAAGCCGTGA
- a CDS encoding GNAT family N-acetyltransferase, whose protein sequence is MARDGDRDASRVTGTVSVAFTDKPNGRHRAEIAKLMVHPDARGQGLARALLTAAEHTAVQAGVTLLVLDTETGSPAETFYRGAGWTEAGTIPDYAADPSGTLHATTLFYKRLEKRVEEHPGTAARRRTTDAEPQTAAGQ, encoded by the coding sequence GTGGCACGGGACGGCGACCGGGACGCTTCACGCGTCACGGGTACCGTCAGCGTCGCCTTCACCGACAAGCCCAACGGGCGCCACCGCGCCGAGATCGCCAAGCTCATGGTGCACCCCGACGCCCGCGGACAGGGCCTCGCCCGCGCCCTCCTGACCGCCGCGGAGCACACGGCGGTACAAGCGGGTGTCACCCTCCTCGTCCTCGACACCGAGACCGGCAGTCCCGCCGAGACCTTCTACCGCGGGGCCGGCTGGACCGAGGCCGGGACCATCCCCGACTACGCGGCGGACCCCTCCGGAACCCTCCACGCGACGACCCTCTTCTACAAGCGTCTCGAAAAGCGCGTCGAAGAACATCCCGGAACAGCGGCTCGGCGCCGGACGACCGACGCCGAGCCGCAGACGGCGGCGGGTCAGTAG
- a CDS encoding ThuA domain-containing protein — MSSVAPRRAPRGAPRALLVFVALLALVVGLGIAVPPRAEAAPAFRVLVFSKVTNYPHDSIPAGVEAIEKLGAEHGFEVEATDDAGVFTDAGLARFQAVVFNNTNSTPEKGDLLDATQRAAFQKYVRAGGGWVGLHAASASERDWDWYEGLVGAIFDKHPAVQKGRVKVLDHAHPSTKGLPELWEREEEWYNWRVNPTGKVHTLAQIKIRDGITGLDEGVDHPWSWCQNYDGGRSWYTAGGHAASAFQEEGFLRHILGGIQWAAGDKPGDCTASRTGAFQRTPLATADLADPFELAVAPDRRVFFVQRTGKLKIIDQESLKVSTALDLAYTPEMTSQSDGLLGLALDPGFEDNHWLYLLHSDKTEKRINLSRFTEAGGKVAASSEKRLLTIPTWRGEGQANSHMAGSIAFDKKGDLYVATGDNTDPFASDGFAPIDEREGRRAWDAQGTSGNTNDLRGKILRITPKDDGTYAVPSGNLFPPGTDRTRPEVYAMGLRNPFRITTDPVSGALLIADYGPDAKKAVADRGPEGTVEFDRITRAGNYGWPYCVGNNTPFNDYDFGTKTPKGKFDCARLVNDSPNNTGLRELPPARPADVWYAYFESKEFPELGTGGGGPMSGPVYDYDPANTYKTKFPEYFEGKWLTYELTRQWFKAFSIQEKDQSFADPRFPPVKAGDLQSINSVFSDMKWNQPFDADFGPDGALYVIDFGLGSGTGRGGSNEGSGIHRIDYVADGRLPDARAGATPDSGSTPLTVKFSSAGSGLPDGTPVTYAWDFDGDGTTDSAEANPTHTYTRKGQFTARLKVTGPKGLSSLAVRDITVGNTRPQVTIQQPPDGGTFSFGDTIPFKVKVTDREDRRIDCSRVVVQSQLGHDTHLHPLDNYTGCAGEIVTDAGDSHGPGQNLYYGITAQYEDKGASGVPALTGSASLTLRTSFREAEHRTATGGAHGGADIGDRADASGGKRLIEIEDGDWVSFDPVHLQGVDSVTVGAASGGLGGDVEFRAGSPTGELLGKVTVPSTGGWGHLISPTTELAPHDGTTTVYAVFTNPEWSPDKADLLTVDWLHFNGPGIEKRAGAVRITAK; from the coding sequence ATGAGTTCCGTGGCTCCGAGGAGAGCGCCGCGAGGCGCGCCCAGAGCCCTGCTCGTCTTCGTCGCCCTGCTCGCGCTCGTCGTGGGTCTCGGCATCGCGGTCCCGCCCCGCGCCGAGGCCGCGCCCGCCTTCCGTGTCCTGGTCTTCTCCAAGGTCACGAACTACCCCCACGACTCCATCCCGGCAGGCGTCGAGGCGATCGAGAAGCTCGGGGCAGAGCACGGGTTCGAGGTCGAGGCCACCGACGACGCCGGGGTGTTCACCGACGCGGGCCTGGCCCGGTTCCAGGCCGTCGTCTTCAACAACACCAACTCCACGCCCGAGAAGGGCGATCTGCTCGACGCGACGCAGCGCGCCGCGTTCCAGAAGTACGTCCGGGCGGGCGGCGGCTGGGTGGGGTTGCACGCGGCGTCGGCGAGCGAGCGCGACTGGGACTGGTACGAGGGCCTGGTCGGGGCCATCTTCGACAAGCACCCCGCCGTCCAGAAGGGACGGGTCAAGGTGCTCGACCACGCGCACCCGTCCACCAAGGGCCTTCCGGAGCTCTGGGAGCGCGAGGAGGAGTGGTACAACTGGCGCGTCAATCCCACGGGGAAGGTGCACACCCTCGCGCAGATCAAAATCCGTGACGGCATCACGGGGCTCGACGAGGGCGTCGACCACCCGTGGTCCTGGTGCCAGAACTACGACGGCGGCCGTTCCTGGTACACGGCGGGCGGGCACGCCGCTTCGGCCTTCCAGGAGGAGGGGTTCCTCCGGCACATCCTGGGCGGCATCCAGTGGGCGGCCGGTGACAAGCCGGGTGACTGCACGGCCAGCAGGACGGGTGCCTTCCAGCGCACTCCGCTGGCCACCGCCGACCTCGCCGACCCGTTCGAGCTGGCCGTCGCGCCGGACCGCCGGGTGTTCTTCGTGCAGCGCACCGGGAAGCTGAAGATCATCGATCAGGAGTCGCTGAAGGTCTCCACGGCGCTGGATCTCGCGTACACGCCGGAGATGACGAGCCAGTCGGACGGGTTGCTCGGTCTCGCGCTGGACCCGGGGTTCGAGGACAACCACTGGCTGTATCTGCTGCATTCCGACAAGACGGAGAAGCGGATCAATCTGTCCCGGTTCACCGAGGCGGGCGGGAAGGTCGCCGCGTCGTCGGAGAAGCGGCTGCTCACGATCCCGACGTGGCGCGGGGAGGGGCAGGCCAACTCGCACATGGCGGGGTCGATCGCCTTCGACAAGAAGGGTGACCTGTACGTCGCGACGGGCGACAACACCGATCCGTTCGCGTCGGACGGTTTCGCGCCCATCGACGAGCGTGAGGGGCGCCGCGCCTGGGACGCGCAGGGCACCTCGGGGAACACGAACGATCTGCGCGGCAAGATCCTGCGGATCACGCCGAAGGACGACGGGACGTACGCCGTGCCGTCGGGGAACCTGTTCCCGCCCGGGACGGACAGGACGCGGCCCGAGGTGTACGCGATGGGGCTGCGCAACCCGTTCCGCATCACGACGGACCCGGTCAGCGGAGCGCTGCTGATCGCGGACTACGGCCCCGACGCGAAGAAGGCGGTGGCGGACCGCGGGCCCGAGGGGACGGTCGAGTTCGACCGGATCACCAGGGCCGGGAACTACGGGTGGCCGTACTGCGTCGGGAACAACACGCCGTTCAACGACTACGACTTCGGGACGAAGACGCCGAAGGGCAAGTTCGACTGCGCGAGGCTCGTGAACGACTCGCCGAACAACACCGGGCTGCGCGAGCTGCCGCCCGCCCGACCGGCCGACGTGTGGTACGCATACTTCGAGTCGAAGGAGTTCCCCGAGCTCGGCACGGGCGGCGGCGGGCCGATGAGCGGTCCCGTGTACGACTACGACCCGGCGAACACGTACAAGACGAAGTTCCCCGAGTACTTCGAGGGCAAGTGGCTCACCTACGAGCTGACCCGGCAGTGGTTCAAGGCCTTCTCGATCCAGGAGAAGGACCAGTCGTTCGCCGATCCGCGATTCCCGCCGGTGAAGGCGGGCGATCTGCAGTCGATCAACTCCGTCTTCTCCGACATGAAATGGAACCAGCCCTTCGATGCCGACTTCGGTCCCGACGGGGCTCTGTATGTGATCGACTTCGGGCTCGGCAGCGGCACGGGCCGCGGCGGCAGCAACGAGGGGTCGGGCATCCACCGCATCGACTACGTGGCGGACGGCCGCCTCCCGGACGCCCGGGCCGGCGCCACGCCGGACAGCGGCAGCACCCCCCTGACCGTGAAGTTCTCCAGTGCGGGGTCGGGGCTTCCGGACGGTACGCCGGTCACGTACGCCTGGGACTTCGACGGCGACGGCACGACCGACTCGGCCGAGGCGAACCCGACGCACACGTACACGCGCAAGGGGCAGTTCACGGCCCGCCTGAAGGTGACCGGGCCGAAGGGGCTGAGCAGTCTCGCGGTGCGGGACATCACGGTCGGCAACACGCGGCCCCAGGTGACGATCCAGCAGCCGCCGGACGGCGGGACGTTCAGCTTCGGGGACACCATCCCGTTCAAGGTCAAGGTGACGGACCGCGAGGACAGGCGGATCGACTGCTCGCGGGTCGTCGTGCAGTCCCAGCTGGGCCACGACACACATCTGCATCCGCTGGACAACTACACCGGCTGCGCGGGCGAGATCGTGACGGACGCGGGCGACAGTCACGGCCCGGGGCAGAACCTGTACTACGGCATCACGGCGCAGTACGAGGACAAGGGCGCGAGCGGGGTTCCCGCGCTGACGGGGTCGGCTTCGCTGACGCTGCGGACGTCGTTCCGTGAGGCCGAGCACCGGACCGCCACCGGCGGCGCGCACGGCGGGGCCGACATCGGCGACCGCGCGGACGCGTCCGGCGGGAAGCGGCTCATCGAGATCGAGGACGGGGACTGGGTCTCCTTCGACCCGGTGCACCTCCAGGGCGTCGACTCCGTGACGGTGGGCGCCGCCTCGGGCGGTCTCGGCGGTGACGTCGAGTTCCGCGCCGGATCCCCCACGGGCGAACTGCTCGGCAAGGTGACCGTGCCGAGCACGGGCGGCTGGGGCCATCTCATCTCGCCGACCACCGAACTGGCCCCCCACGACGGGACGACGACGGTGTACGCCGTTTTCACCAACCCGGAGTGGTCGCCCGACAAGGCCGACCTGCTCACGGTCGACTGGCTGCACTTCAACGGCCCCGGGATCGAGAAGAGGGCCGGCGCCGTCCGGATCACGGCGAAGTGA
- a CDS encoding alpha/beta fold hydrolase, translating into MTDRADDTTATAPTPAYTAGLLNAADGVPVATYTWLPADGRPRAYVQIAHGAAEHALRYDRFARHLTEHGYGVVASDHRGHGATAQATGGYGVTSETAGPDDADSWRAIVDDLKAIGDQVRTLHPGAPFFLLGHSLGSMLARDYAQEYADGLAGVILSGTFRSLPGAEIEGSIARLEREVAENGRAARSSYVSELFASFNDPYEHRTGFEWLSRDEAEVDAYAADERCGFAFSAGLSLDWVRAVRKINDPRNIARVPADLPVHIAVGEQDPCNQRMTLVHELLEDFRYAGAEDLTWKGYPDARHEILNETNRDEVQEDLTAWLDKRVL; encoded by the coding sequence ATGACCGACCGAGCCGACGACACCACCGCCACCGCCCCGACGCCCGCCTACACCGCGGGACTGCTCAACGCCGCGGACGGCGTGCCCGTGGCCACGTACACCTGGCTGCCGGCCGACGGCAGGCCCCGCGCGTACGTGCAGATCGCGCACGGTGCCGCGGAACACGCCCTGCGCTACGACCGCTTCGCCCGCCACCTGACCGAGCACGGCTACGGAGTGGTCGCCTCCGACCACCGCGGCCACGGCGCCACCGCCCAGGCGACCGGCGGCTACGGCGTGACCTCCGAGACGGCGGGCCCCGACGACGCCGACAGCTGGCGGGCGATCGTCGACGACCTGAAGGCCATCGGCGACCAGGTGCGCACGCTGCACCCCGGCGCCCCGTTCTTCCTCCTGGGACACAGCCTCGGCTCGATGCTCGCGCGGGACTACGCCCAGGAGTACGCCGACGGACTCGCCGGAGTGATCCTCTCCGGTACGTTCCGTTCGCTGCCCGGCGCCGAGATCGAGGGGTCCATCGCCCGCCTGGAACGCGAGGTCGCGGAGAACGGCCGGGCCGCGCGGTCGTCGTACGTCTCCGAACTCTTCGCCTCCTTCAACGACCCCTACGAGCACCGCACCGGGTTCGAGTGGCTCTCGCGGGACGAGGCCGAGGTCGACGCGTACGCCGCCGACGAGCGCTGCGGATTCGCCTTCTCGGCGGGCCTCTCCCTGGACTGGGTGCGCGCCGTACGGAAGATCAACGACCCGCGCAACATCGCGCGCGTCCCCGCCGACCTGCCCGTCCACATCGCCGTCGGCGAGCAGGACCCCTGCAACCAGCGCATGACCCTGGTCCACGAACTCCTGGAGGACTTCCGCTACGCGGGCGCGGAGGACCTCACCTGGAAGGGCTATCCGGACGCCCGCCACGAGATCCTCAACGAGACCAACCGGGA